From the genome of Solanum pennellii chromosome 6, SPENNV200:
gcgCAATTCCTAAAAAAGGGGTTTGTAGATGTGAAAATGATCTTGataaaatggtgtgagtataccTGCTGATTCCTTGAGTCTATAAGGAGGTCCTcatatttgtttttgaaaaaaatcgtTGGTGCTCTGGGCGCCAGAATTGtgggctaatacacatgaaaaactgAGGATTTTTGTGTGATTCCTTAAAAGGGCATGTAGATGCGAAAATGGGCATGAACAAATGGTGCGAGTATATACGTGATTGTTTCCCTACTCAATATAGAGGTCATCATAAAgctttttgagaaaaaaaatgggtGCACTGGGCATCATATCAATGGGCTAATACATacaaaaaattgaggaatttttacgtgatttttaaaaaagggcCTGTAGATGCAAAAATGGACATGAAAAAATTGTGTGAGTATAAGTGATGGTTCCCCCACTCTATACGGAGGTgctcataaattattttgagaaaaaaagattttggGTGCTCTAGGAGCCAGATACATGAGCTAATTACAcacaaaaattgagaaatttacaCGATTTCTAGAAAAGACATGTAAATGCGGAAATACGCGTGAAAAAAATGGTGCGAGTATATGTGATGATTTTCCAActcaattaaaagaaaagatgacCTTATTCCTTTATCATCGATGATATTAATATCTTATACTTTCTTTTGGTTACCCAGAAACTATTTACGTTCTCAAATGTGATTTCCTTAACATAAAACATGGAATTAGTAGAGATGCTTTAGCAACATTGAAAGTTATATAAAGAATATGCAATGCAAATTAGGTTAAAAAGAGTAGTTTTAATTAAAGACTTAAACTATACAGGTCAAGTTTGTGcatgttatgcggaattcgagataatacgagaaaatataaacgcgaaaaacaagacaacagatttacgtggttcaccaataaattggctacgtccacgggaagagggagagcagttttattaaggagaggcaagaacagaattacagaatagggtttgccatagcgtctatatatagtgctaagctacgccctaacaggcttgggcccaacatacagaattaacagataattaagggcccaatacaaNNNNNNNNNNNNNNNNNNNNNNNNNNNNNNNNNNNNNNNNNNNNNNNNNNNNNNNNNNNNNNNNNNNNNNNNNNNNNNNNNNNNNNNNNNNNNNNNNNNNNNNNNNNNNNNNNNNNNNNNNNNNNNNNNNNNNNNNNNNNNNNNNNNNNNNNNNNNNNNNNNNNNNNNNNNNNNNNNNNNNNNNNNNNNNNNNNNNNNNNNNNNNNNNNNNNNNNNNNNNNNNNNNNNNNNNNNNNNNNNNNNNNNNNNNNNNNNNNNNNNNNNNNNNNNNNNNNNNNNNNNNNNNNNNNNNNNNNNNNNNNNNNNNNNNNNNNNNNNNNNNNNNNNNNNNNNNNNNNNNNNNNNNNNNNNNNNNNNNNNNNNNNNNNNNNNNNNNNNNNNNNNNNNNNNNNNNNNNNNNNNNNNNNNNNNNNNNNNNNNNNNNNNNNNNNNNNNNNNNNNNNNNNNNNNNNNNNNNNNNNNNNNNNNNNNNNNNNNNNNNNNNNNNNNNNNNNNNNNNNNNNNNNNNNNNNNNNNNNNNNNNNNNNNNNNNNNNNNNNNNNNNNNNNNNNNNNNNNNNNNNNNNNNNNNNNNNNNNNNNNNNNNNNNNNNNNNNNNNNNNNNNNNNNNNNNNNNNNNNNNNNNNNNNNNNNNNNNNNNNNNNNNNNNNNNNNNNNNNNNNNNNNNNNNNNNNNNNNNNNNNNNNNNNNNNNNNNNNNNNNNNNNNNNNNNNNNNNNNNNNNNNNNNNNNNNNNNNNNNNNNNNNNNNNNNNNNNNNNNNNNNNNNNNNNNNNNNNNNNNNNNNNNNNNNNNNNNNNNNNNNNNNNNNNNNNNNNNNNNNNNNNNNNNNNNNNNNNNNNNNNNNNNNNNNNNNNNNNNNNNNNNNNNNNNNNNNNNNNNNNNNNNNNNNNNNNNNNNNNNNNNNNNNNNNNNNNNNNNNNNNNNNNNNNNNNNNNNNNNNNNNNNNNNNNNNNNNNNNNNNNNNNNNNNNNNNNNNNNNNNNNNNNNNNNNNNNNNNNNNNNNNNNNNNNNNNNNNNNNNNNNNNNNNNNNNNNNNNNNNNNNNNNNNNNNNNNNNNNNNNNNNNNNNNNNNNNNNNNNNNNNNNNNNNNNNNNNNNNNNNNNNNNNNNNNNNNNNNNNNNNNNNNNNNNNNNNNNNNNNNNNNNNNNNNNNNNNNNNNNNNNNNNNNNNNNNNNNNNNNNNNNNNNNNNNNNNNNNNNNNNNNNNNNNNNNNNNNNNNNNNNNNNNNNNNNNNNNNNNNNNNNNNNNNNNNNNNNNNNNNNNNNNNNNNNNNNNNNNNNNNNNNNNNNNNNNNNNNNNNNNNNNNNNNNNNNNNNNNNNNNNNNNNNNNNNNNNNNNNNNNNNNNNNNNNNNNNNNNNNNNNNNNNNNNNNNNNNNNNNNNNNNNNNNNNNNNNNNNNNNNNNNNNNNNNNNNNNNNNNNNNNNNNNNNNNNNNNNNNNNNNNNNNNNNNNNNNNNNNNNNNNNNNNNNNNNNNNNNNNNNNNNNNNNNNNNNNNNNNNNNNNNNNNNNNNNNNNNNNNNNNNNNNNNNNNNNNNNNNNNNNNNNNNNNNNNNNNNNNNNNNNNNNNNNNNNNNNNNNNNNNNNNNNNNNNNNNNNNNNNNNNNNNNNNNNNNNNNNNNNNNNNNNNNNNNNNNNNNNNNNNNNNNNNNNNNNNNNNNNNNNNNNNNNNNNNNNNNNNNNNNNNNNNNNNNNNNNNNNNNNNNNNNNNNNNNNNNNNNNNNNNNNNNNNNNNNNNNNNNNNNNNNNNNNNNNNNNNNNNNNNNNNNNNNNNNNNNNNNNNNNNNNNNNNNNNNNNNNNNNNNNNNNNNNNNNNNNNNNNNNNNNNNNNNNNNNNNNNNNNNNNNNNNNNNNNNNNNNNNNNNNNNNNNNNNNNNNNNNNNNNNNNNNNNNNNNNNNNNNNNNNNNNNNNNNNNNNNNNNNNNNNNNNNNNNNNNNNNNNNNNNNNNNNNNNNNNNNNNNNNNNNNNNNNNNNNNNNNNNNNNNNNNNNNNNNNNNNNNNNNNNNNNNNNNNNNNNNNNNNNNNNNNNNNNNNNNNNNNNNNNNNNNNNNNNNNNNNNNNNNNNNNNNNNNNNNNNNNNNNNNNNNNNNNNNNNNNNNNNNNNNNNNNNNNNNNNNNNNNNNNNNNNNNNNNNNNNNNNNNNNNNNNNNNNNNNNNNNNNNNNNNNNNNNNNNNNNNNNNNNNNNNNNNNNNNNNNNNNNNNNNNNNNNNNNNNNNNNNNNNNNNNNNNNNNNNNNNNNNNNNNNNNNNNNNNNNNNNNNNNNNNNNNNNNNNNNNNNNNNNNNNNNNNNNNNNNNNNNNNNNNNNNNNNNNNNNNNNNNNNNNNNNNNNNNNNNNNNNNNNNNNNNNNNNNNNNNNNNNNNNNNNNNNNNNNNNNNNNNNNNNNNNNNNNNNNNNNNNNNNNNNNNNNNNNNNNNNNNNNNNNNNNNNNNNNNNNNNNNNNNNNNNNNNNNNNNNNNNNNNNNNNNNNNNNNNNNNNNNNNNNNNNNNNNNNNNNNNNNNNNNNNNNNNNNNNNNNNNNNNNNNNNNNNNNNNNNNNNNNNNNNNNNNNNNNNNNNNNNNNNNNNNNNNNNNNNNNNNNNNNNNNNNNNNNNNNNNNNNNNNNNNNNNNNNNNNNNNNNNNNNNNNNNNNNNNNNNNNNNNNNNNNNNNNNNNNNNNNNNNNNNNNNNNNNNNNNNNNNNNNNNNNNNNNNNNNNNNNNNNNNNNNNNNNNNNNNNNNNNNNNNNNNNNNNNNNNNNNNNNNNNNNNNNNNNNNNNNNNNNNNNNNNNNNNNNNNNNNNNNNNNNNNNNNNNNNNNNNNNNNNNNNNNNNNNNNNNNNNNNNNNNNNNNNNNNNNNNNNNNNNNNNNNNNNNNNNNNNNNNNNNNNNNNNNNNNNNNNNNNNNNNNNNNNNNNNNNNNNNNNNNNNNNNNNNNNNNNNNNNNNNNNNNNNNNNNNNNNNNNNNNNNNNNNNNNNNNNNNNNNNNNNNNNNNNNNNNNNNNNNNNNNNNNNNNNNNNNNNNNNNNNNNNNNNNNNNNNNNNNNNNNNNNNNNNNNNNNNNNNNNNNNNNNNNNNNNNNNNNNNNNNNNNNNNNNNNNNNNNNNNNNNNNNNNNNNNNNNNNNNNNNNNNNNNNNNNNNNNNNNNNNNNNNNNNNNNNNNNNNNNNNNNNNNNNNNNNNNNNNNNNNNNNNNNNNNNNNNNNNNNNNNNNNNNNNNNNNNNNNNNNNNNNNNNNNNNNNNNNNNNNNNNNNNNNNNNNNNNNNNNNNNNNNNNNNNNNNNNNNNNNNNNNNNNNNNNNNNNNNNNNNNNNNNNNNNNNNNNNNNNNNNNNNNNNNNNNNNNNNNNNNNNNNNNNNNNNNNNNNNNNNNNNNNNNNNNNNNNNNNNNNNNNNNNNNNNNNNNNNNNNNNNNNNNNNNNNNNNNNNNNNNNNNNNNNNNNNNNNNNNNNNNNNNNNNNNNNNNNNNNNNNNNNNNNNNNNNNNNNNNNNNNNNNNNNNNNNNNNNNNNNNNNNNNNNNNNNNNNNNNNNNNNNNNNNNNNNNNNNNNNNNNNNNNNNNNNNNNNNNNNNNNNNNNNNNNNNNNNNNNNNNNNNNNNNNNNNNNNNNNNNNNNNNNNNNNNNNNNNNNNNNNNNNNNNNNNNNNNNNNNNNNNNNNNNNNNNNNNNNNNNNNNNNNNNNNNNNNNNNNNNNNNNNNNNNNNNNNNNNNNNNNNNNNNNNNNNNNNNNNNNNNNNNNNNNNNNNNNNNNNNNNNNNNNNNNNNNNNNNNNNNNNNNNNNNNNNNNNNNNNNNNNNNNNNNNNNNNNNNNNNNNNNNNNNNNNNNNNNNNNNNNNNNNNNNNNNNNNNNNNNNNNNNNNNNNNNNNNNNNNNNNNNNNNNNNNNNNNNNNNNNNNNNNNNNNNNNNNNNNNNNNNNNNNNNNNNNNNNNNNNNNNNNNNNNNNNNNNNNNNNNNNNNNNNNNNNNNNNNNNNNNNNNNNNNNNNNNNNNNNNNNNNNNNNNNNNNNNNNNNNNNNNNNNNNNNNNNNNNNNNNNNNNNNNNNNNNNNNNNNNNNNNNNNNNNNNNNNNNNNNNNNNNNNNNNNNNNNNNNNNNNNNNNNNNNNNNNNNNNNNNNNNNNNNNNNNNNNNNNNNNNNNNNNNNNNNNNNNNNNNNNNNNNNNNNNNNNNNNNNNNNNNNNNNNNNNNNNNNNNNNNNNNNNNNNNNNNNNNNNNNNNNNNNNNNNNNNNNNNNNNNNNNNNNNNNNNNNNNNNNNNNNNNNNNNNNNNNNNNNNNNNNNNNNNNNNNNNNNNNNNNNNNNNNNNNNNNNNNNNNNNNNNNNNNNNNNNNNNNNNNNNNNNNNNNNNNNNNNNNNNNNNNNNNNNNNNNNNNNNNNNNNNNNNNNNNNNNNNNNNNNNNNNNNNNNNNNNNNNNNNNNNNNNcatagcgtctatatatagtgctaagctacgccctaacaggcttgggcccaacatacagaattaacagataattaagggcccaatacaataacattgtataccgtcgggccgggggcgtctccgcccccccggacccccaggccagggggcgcgtcgcccccctagaccccccgactcgctgaccgggcagcgagacccccgtcctttctgtttgtaacgggtccgattcaaggcattcaacagtGCAAAACCTTGAAGAAGTCATCAGTCTTTCTAATCCTAtatatgttcatatataaatCAGTTAAAAAATCAGTCAATATGAAATTCGACAAGCTTTAATTGAATCATATTTACAAATATAATTGTTTGGGAGCATGAAACATGAAGTacttatattttgtaatttgtaCTTATAGTAGTTCGTATCTTAAAGTGTGTTTATCTCTTATTGTTGGGTAAGACtacagttttattttttttaataactaatCTATTGAACAATGAAAACTTGAATATGTATACAGAAGAATCCAGATATCCCATATCGGCAAATAAAAAAGATGGAGATGGAAGGAAAAGGTATAATAATGGGCCAACTAGAATGAAGTAACATACTTAACTTGACGGGGTCATTTGGTGTTCATTAAGGCATGTCCTAGGCATGTTGCCTTCATTGCACTATGGAGTGGTGCTTGCCTAATGTCGGCCCAAGTGGTCGAGTCTACGTTATAATTTGTTGCTGAGGGGGCCTGCTTTCGCGCGGCCCCTACCAATTCTTGTTTATTCTTTGGTGGGCTGTGGatctaaataatttttgtgTTGCTAAGTGGCCACTCTCTAACCCAATgtagttgaatttatataacTGCGAAGATAGTTTTAACTGAACCTATGCTAAAACTAACAGCAGGTAAGAACATGAGCAATCTCaggatatatatattatttaatactaatcATACTAAAGATatgtaaatcatatatattattataaatgggAAGCTCCAACCTTCAAAGTTGGATTATCATTTTGCCCCTCCACTAAATCAAAatagattaatttatttttaaatactaatatttaattacataatggTATAATATGAAATCCAACAACTACACTTTAGTTTTTTAGTTATGACATTATAATTGTAAATAAATAGGTTAAATTAGAGTAGAAAACAATAATGTATGGAACTCTTcgaattttgtgattctttgaattttgaaattaacataaatttatcttATCATAAAACAATAATGTATAAAACTCTTCAAAGTTTGTGATTCTTTGAGtttagaaactaaaataaatgtatctatcatgattttatgtgcCCCATTAAAAAATTTTGGTAGATGAAAAGGCAATCAAATATCATTATAAATGCCAGTTAATTGCTTCCTAGGTCATCacattccttttttttctatcatctactattcttttttcttcttcctaaattatgatatgagtacATGTCGTCAAGAAGCTAACTGGGGAGAAGAACAAATAGCTTTACTTTATTCTGAAATTAAAAGACAAGCAAGAGAAGTTTTCTTACAGTATAATTCAACGGTTAAACTTAACAGTATAAGATATgacttatatatttctttagatcttttttatgttagattACGATTTTAAGTTTTTCGTTTTCATTTTGGAGTTAAGGTATGGTTGTCCAAAATGGATTTGGTATGCAacccatatttttatgtaattatgtaCTTGTATTGTTGTGAAGaaaatttctttgtattttgtgttattatgcTTTTAAGTGATATTTAATTGACAAAACTTCTATTAATATAATACATGatgaatttgataatatttgaatAGTTTATGCAAAATATGCTTTTGTTTAAATAGAAGTcatttaaatatatacataatagtAGTAATGTTAAgggaaataataatgattttaatatatatatatatatatatatatatatNNNNNNNNNNNNNNNNNNNNNNNNNNNNNNNNNNNNNNNNNNNNNNNNNNNNNNNNNNNNNNNNNNNNNAAATTGCTATTTAACTAACTATTGACCCataatttaagtaatttaatAGTTTATAACAAATGAATAATAAGCTTTAgctaatttttgtatatatcatCTATAGGTTCTTCATACAAATTTATCATCTTTGGAAAATAGAAGAACTATTATTAAACTagtgtaataaaaaaaaacttttaaaaataattaaggataGAATCTCTATCTTAGCTAATATATGAATAGTcaacaaaagaattatttttgcttgaaattgacttatttaaaaaattaggtTTGTTACGTTTATAGACTatttaatttacataaatttccTTTGCCatattcaaatataatgaaaatagtgaacaaaattcatatattagAGATGAGTAATGGATGGTTAGTCATTCTAATTTTTCCTGAAATGATTTAGTGTGAAAAGAAATTTATACctatactaaaaataagtaaaGAGAGTTATTCATTCAACCTTTTTCCTAAAatgattttgtgaatatattttatttttaatctttgaaTCGCATGTTAATAACATGAAGCTAAAagtaataatatgaaataaaaaagtaaaataataaagattttttttctatttacaAAGTGTATCttaatatgtataatttttcaattagaCAATCATCGCCAATTTTGATAACATTTGGCTGCCACTTGGCAACATGTCATACTTCTACACTTACTTAATATAGAAGATTTTCCTTTTAAGTAAATTCATCATTGTACTTGGGCGGATCTTTCTTTACAATGCATTTTTTGTCTTTCCTTAAATAGTGAGCACTCCTTTTCctttctctttcaattttagtgaaaactcattttctctcAGGTGGACTAACATATGGCGGCAGGTGCATACCGGAAGGACACCAACACTATTCAGCTGGAAGTGATGTCGCCGGATCTTACTCCTCTCTTTCCGGAAATCCCTCTCAACGAATATGGTATCAAATCAACTCTGTATCTGTTTAAAATCCTATTGAGAAAGAAGAGACAATTAGGATTTCTACATATTTTTTGCTCAATAGGGCGGATCTGTAGAAATTAGGGttttgacatttattttttagttaataatttaatttttatgactTGTAGAAACTAGGATTTATTCATATACTTTTTCAGTCAGAAACTTAATTGTTATGACTTGTAGATACTAGGGTTTATTAAATCAGTCAAAACTTAATTTTATGGCTTGTTGAAAATAGAGTTTGTTCATTTGCCTTTtcaattaaaaacttaatttttatgctttttGTTGTGGTTGGTGTAATATAGTTATGATAGGAATTTAGAATACTCACCAAGAATATCCTGTATACTCATCGAGAAAGTCTTTGGTATTACTGAAGTAAGtggaagaaataaaagacaaaGTTGTAGTATATGTTTGTAGTCCGCGTGAATAGGGCAATGCAATTTCTTTGGGCTGAATATTAGAGCTATTTTAGTAGCTTTTATACATTAGATGAACCTTTTGTGTAAAGGCTTATTTAGTAGTGGTGAATCTATAGTATCCCATTGAGGTTGACAGTCATTGTAAAACTAACTAAAAAGAGGAGAGAATTCCATCACATTGTCACCTCGATACTAGCAAGAATTCCTGTATGTTAGCAACGATTCCtgaatcataaacaaatcagaTCAGTCCCTGATGTGCTGCAAGATAGCTAGGAAATGATTTCAATCGTCATGGGAAGATGATGATAAAAGAAGATAGTCCAAGAGAGTTTAAATTAGGGCTAGGTAGTTAGAACTAGTGTTGAAGGGAGCATGAAGCgaataaaatcaacaatgtctTGCTTCACTTTGAGTGAAGCGAAGTGTTTGCTTCACCAAAGAAGAGcacattttataaaaaaagaaagactaGCACACATTTTAAAGAAAGACTAAAATAGACCTTCTACAATGACAATACATATAAGcaaatcttcaattttaaatgctaatatatgtatcaaaaaattcttcaaaatacaagaaaaatcaatattaaaataGAGACTTTAGCAATCCAAGGGTGGATCTAGGGGTTTTTTCcagggtatatatatatatagataaatttattttgaatcgCCTAAACACAAGATTAGAGGTTGACTCATGATTTAGGGGTTTAAAATTTATCTTGAGCtttcaagttcaaatttcaTGCactgaatttttattttttgaacccATTTAGTTAAAATTCTGCATCCACCACTGATTACAGCTCATGTATTTTCATGAGAATGATTCTTGATGTAGGTTAACAACTTTAATTTATTGCACTAAATTTCAagtaaaataattcaattattatataatacGATTTTAGTATATAATTTATGTCAAACTATTATCTTCACTTGTTGATACAactcaattttaacaaagttaaTTATCTACCTAAGTTAGATGACAAAAAtctataattatcttttttttgtagCATTACAGTAATTGTAGaaaaagtaatgaaaaatatgtttaacaaaatcaaaagagagagagagaggggtcTAAATCATGAAAAACACTAAAAAGATTACTAAGTTCAcaatcatatatgtatataaatatttaggaattctttttaatacatatatactaAACCGTATTTGGTTATGATGCTGATATTTGTTGCACTTAATTTTActattcttttcttgtttggttTCAGTGCTAGATGATATTTGTTTGTGCTGATTTCCCCCTTTTTAGAAGCTCCAAGTAGTCGTTTCTATTATGACAGTGATGATGAATGGGAAATGATGAGATTGAGAAGCACAGCTTCTATCGAAGCATCCTATCAACACTACCTCCGTACTGGGGTAATTagtttttatttccttttgagGTTAGTTCCGTACGTAATACTGTATAGGTATAATATAGTGGTAAAATTTCCAGGAAATTTTGTCCTATGAGTCCATACTTAGTGTAATTATGGGCATTGAGGATGTTGGAATGGTACCAGAAGATATCCTTCCTCCAAATGCTAGCAGTACATTGTATGTAGAGGGTTTGCCTGAGGACTGTACAACAAGAGAGGTGGCACGTATCCTTTTCTTGTGTGGAAATTAGCTTCTTGTTTTATTTATGGCCCATTTTAGTTTTTTCCTTTACTTCAGTTTTTGCAGACATATTCCGCCATTTTGGAGGTTACAAAGAAGTTAGGCTCGTACCAAAACCATCAATATATGTAAGAATATATATGTTTCAAATCATCATTTACTGATTAAAAATTCTGTCTACTGTTATTTTGgattatcaacttaattaattatatatgcaGCCTGGAGccaataccttgattctttgcTTTGTTGATTTTCTGAGTCCGCTTCATGCAGCTGTTGCAATGGATGCCTTACAAGGTGAGCTTCACACTCTCTTCTTTCTACCTCATAATTATGAATGCTCAATTTATAATTAATCAGAGTACTAAACAAAATTGGTGTTGTGTGAATATTCTAAAATTTTGgtcttcaaaatttcatacaaGTGTGGAAGCTGCTCTACATGTGCCTTTGACTCGTCATTTAATGAATCGATTGCTGCTTGAAAGAAAATTGTCAGACAATTTGCTGGTGTACACCGATCtatgaaagaaaaatttgtTGGGATGGCGTagtaaaactaattaaatcttGCAGGTTATAAATTCGACCTTGGTAAGCATGATTCAGGAAACTTATTGCTGCAATTTGCTCGCAATCCTGGTGCGAGGTCAGTCAGGTCAGGTGGAGGGAATCGTTGAAAATGTTGAAACTATGTGTATTTACAGGTACAAACCTAAGGTGCACTTGACCCTTTTAATATCGATGACCATGACATATGGTTATACAAATTTACTAAATTGTGGAACTATACTTTTTTGTAGGACTTGCCATGTTTTGAGAGCGAAGTTATGATGCAAGCGTGTTTCTCTGATCATGTATATTAACTGTAGCTGCTGCTTAGCAGTTTGAAAATAAAGTTGCTTGTCAGATcaaattgtttaaatttctttttaaatttactacAACTTATGACATTATCAACTTGTGCTCTGTTGTTTAGTGTCTGATTACTGTCATTTGGGTCTGGAGACTTTTCAAGGTTAATCCTTGCTAGAAAGTGTATGTTCTTTAATTccatggtgatggtgatggtagTGGATTTTTATTTGGAGTCTATGATAGCACTTACTATATAATGTATGTGTAGAGTCTCACCAATATCTATATTATCCAATCTGAATGACCTCCCCCTTACAGACTCCAAAAATCCTTGTGAAGAACGTGACGACTTTTACCCAGAGGTAGCTATTATCTTACCAATGCTAACAAAGATTGCCTCTCCATTAAAAACAATGGATTGCAGTAAAGGCTGGAGTCGGAAGCTTGCCATGAATGATAACTTGAGAAAAAAAGTCCTAAACACTAATTCCAAGATGAGCCAAAACATCATAAAGAAATCCCAACTCTAGTACTTCTTTCTTCCGCTTTATTGATCTTGTTGAATGTTCGGCCTTCACTAGAAAAATTCTTTTGATTTCTGATTTTGCGAAAGataattgttttcttctttagCTTTGTGCTTGTATAGAGTTTGATTAAACCTTAGTCGGCTTCtacaagaaaagaaattaattttccTTAGAAAAATAATCTCTTTCCTTATGGAACTTGTTTGTCTCCTTACTTTTCCACATAGGAGTCGTTCACCTTCATTCTTCTCCCAGTTTAACTTGGATTGATGTTTTGAACATGTTTTCCTATTTTATGAGTGATCTCTTCCCgcctctttattttatttttggaacaTGCATGTAAACCTGGTTCATgttttcatcatcaaaagttatttgagatttttgtcAAATCATCATCGTTGTCTCGGGTACCAAGTTTGTGTGTGGGCTTCATGAGAGTATCGGGTATGCAATGCAAGTTAGGATAAAAAAGAGTAGTATTAATTAAAGACTTAAACTAGActgatgaagtttaagactgtAACGAGCATACTTAGCTTGCAACTAATCAATGCATAATCATTCCTTTTTGGCGAAATATACCGAGCTACTTAGTATTGAAGAACTCGGTAAACTTTCTAATCCTAGTTTTAGATATAAAGAAGTTTAGAAAACAGTCATATGAAACTCTACAAGCCTTAAATGAACCATAGTTATAGACATGAGTGGAAGTAGTAATAGTTTGGGAATTGAGAGCACTAATCACGaagtaattttatttagtttgtaTCTTAAAGTGCGTTCATCTTTTAATGTTGTCTAAGGCTACAATCGTTGAGACAATTatctaaatttatgttttatcttttttttttaattacttacCTGAATGGGGTCAATGGGTGATCGTGAAGATCCATGGCCTAGGCTTCTGACCTCCATTGCACTTTGGAGGGGTGCCTGCCTAAGGTTGGCCCACGTGGTTCAGCGTACGTCATAATTTGTTGCTGAGGGGGCCTGCGTTCGCGTGGCCCCAACCAAATCTAGTTTAATCTTTGGTTTTAATGGGCCTCTGATATTCTAGCCCATCGTAGTTGAACAGATATTCTGTTATGCTATATTACT
Proteins encoded in this window:
- the LOC107021899 gene encoding RNA-binding protein 1-like codes for the protein MAAGAYRKDTNTIQLEVMSPDLTPLFPEIPLNEYEAPSSRFYYDSDDEWEMMRLRSTASIEASYQHYLRTGEILSYESILSVIMGIEDVGMVPEDILPPNASSTLYVEGLPEDCTTREVAHIFRHFGGYKEVRLVPKPSIYPGANTLILCFVDFLSPLHAAVAMDALQGYKFDLGKHDSGNLLLQFARNPGARSVRSGGGNR